Part of the Acidimicrobiia bacterium genome is shown below.
GCGGTCAGCACCTCGAGCTGTCGATGCTCGACGCCGTGGTCTCGTTCCTCTGGGCCGACGCGGCCGGGAACGAGGTGCTCCTGGACGCCGACGGCAGCCGAGCGTCGAGCTTCGTGGCGAACTTCCGGCCCTTCCGCTTCCGGGACGGCTGGGGAATCGCGACGCCGACGTCGGACGCCGACTTCGCCGGGCTGTGCCGGGCCTTCGACGTCGACGGCTACGACGACCCCCGTGTAGCCACGATCGCCGAGCGCAACCGGAACCTGCGCGTCGCTCGGCTCCTCATCGACCGGTGCTACGCGGCGGCGCAGGCGTGCAGCACCGCCGAGGGCATGCGCCGTCTCGAGGCCGAGCGCGTCCCGTGCGGCGTCGTGCTCTCGCCCGCCGAGCTCGCGGCCGACCCGCACGCGCGAGCGATCGGGCTGCTCGTCGAGTCGCAGCACCCAACCGCAGGACGGCTGCGACAGCCGCGTCATCCCACCCACTTCGAGCGCACGCCGGCCCAGCTCGGCGGTCCGGCACCGCTGCTCGGACAGCACACCGACGAGCTCCTCGCCGCCCTCGGCCTGGCGGATCGCGGCCCTCGCCTCCGCGCCCGCGGCGTCGTCGCCTAACCGGCGGGCGAGCCCACCCCAGCGTCGGATCCGGCCTCCAGGCCGCCGGTGTCTCGGGCCGGGCCCCGGGGCCCCTCGGGCCCGGCTGGGGCCCACCGCGGCGGTGCCACCGCCGAACGGGAACCGAACTCGGCTTGATGCCGGGGTGCCGGACGCCGATAGTAACCAGGACGTCACGGAGAGTGGTATCGCCCCGGGGCGAAGCGACGAAAGGCGGCGTTCGTGGGCTGGGCTCGCAGACCACGAGGAGCGAGGGCGCGGTCGAGGGGCAGTTCGGACCGGCTCCTCCCCGCCGACTCGGTCTGGAGCCGCCTGGCCGCGTCGGCCCCCTCCGGCGAGCCGATGTTCCTCATCGCGGTTGGGCGTCGACACCGCCGCGGGCGCTTCCGGTACGTCGGGATCAACGACGCCTACGCCGCCCACATCGGGTTCCACAACGACGTGAGCGACATCGTCGGCCGCACGCCCGAGGACCTCCTCCCCGTCGACTTCGCCGCGGCCGCCGTCGAGCGCTACGAGCAGGTGGCCGACACTGGAGAGCCGCTGCACTACGAGGTCGGGTTCGACTTCCGCGACCATTCGCTCGAGTACGACGTCACGCTGCAACCGATCCTCGACCGCTCGGGTCGTTCCACACACGTGCACGGGATCGCTCGACACTTCACCGACCGCGACGCCGCGCTCCGGCAGACCGAGCGACGCTTCGCGGCTCTCGTCGAACACTCGTCTGACATGATCACGGTGCTCGACGCCGAGGGCCGCATCCTCTACGGGAGTCCCGCCGTCACCGCGGTACTCGGGTGGCCGAGTGGTGTCTTCTCGAACGGCGATCCGTCTCGCGACGTCTCCGCCTTCGACCTCGTGCACCCCGATGATCTCGAGCTCGTCGAGAGCCTCTTCCGACAGGGAATCGCCGAGGGCAAACGCGAGGACCGCCGCGAGTTCCGCCTCCGGCGCGCCGACGGTTCCTGGTGCTGGGTCGACGCGGTCGGCACGAACCGCCTCGACGACCCTGCGGTGCGGGGAATCGTCGTCAACTCACGTGACATCACGGAGCGCCGGGCCGCCGAGGAGGCGCTGCGAGCGAACCAGGACCGGTTTCGATCGCTGGTCCAGCACGCGTCCGACTTCGTGGTCGTATCCGGGCCCGACGGCCTCGTCAGCTACGCAAGCCCGGCCACGGGCGTGTTCGTCGGGCAGGAGCCCGCCGAGATCGTCGGGACCGAGCACGCGGCACTCGTGCACCCGGACGACCGCGACGCGTTCTTCGTGACGTTGGACGAGGTCCGAGGCGATCCTGGCTGCAGCCGGATGCTCTCCGTTCGGCTCCGGCG
Proteins encoded:
- a CDS encoding CoA transferase produces the protein MSAPGPLQGVRVLDLSIALTGPYAAALLADQGADVVKVERPGLGDIARWIGVSVNGMSALFQMCNRGKRSIAVDAHDPAGRAIVRGLARQADVVVQNFRPGVVERLGIGESDLRRENSELVYVSISGFGPTGPYAHKGAYDTVIQAYGGLAANQADPATGEPRFLNQTAADKVTALFAAQAITAALYARERGAGGQHLELSMLDAVVSFLWADAAGNEVLLDADGSRASSFVANFRPFRFRDGWGIATPTSDADFAGLCRAFDVDGYDDPRVATIAERNRNLRVARLLIDRCYAAAQACSTAEGMRRLEAERVPCGVVLSPAELAADPHARAIGLLVESQHPTAGRLRQPRHPTHFERTPAQLGGPAPLLGQHTDELLAALGLADRGPRLRARGVVA